A single region of the Brassica rapa cultivar Chiifu-401-42 unplaced genomic scaffold, CAAS_Brap_v3.01 Scaffold0414, whole genome shotgun sequence genome encodes:
- the LOC117130370 gene encoding uncharacterized protein LOC117130370 codes for MEEERHGQNLRATLSQQSAALQQLQIKIAQLEKRNQAQGQRPHEGERRFGNVPGAVYVEPKPPDPSRINQTPTSKTHNPYVVNSWFDYNSFADKVELFKFSGKRGYLRWERNLDEWFHYNNILRKERLAYAIDQLKDDALKWWVQEEDDRWFYKEPAIKTWRALKEVMRDRFAPDYTRSEIQELYPRRYPTHGSKEARKIVEQEVQRVLPKEANFQPNQGHAIFHCLEQESDIPKVRKMSTSVGQNTLIRSKDKPEQVIVQVKAKVSPIHDKSFHKSSTTCMMHLSLSKSVITGLNEPRYIEEEAPGTNLPMDQKEAQSTKQSKLLNKPKPVIQVSNQGIPDESHMLTGVPSAEPDHELNQNPHHKWKPKSEQCTVQVPKSEVKFTLNQNVFTDSMTRLMHLSCPRKSEIGTGKQGYYKANKEQEVLTATFDIKVNCSMFSSVYKSLYFGIIHLSLPRCFDPGISQEEHKNRAELSQEDGYTNQGKHLQERQPSNQICPKKNIILHHADAPKVNSTITNSVHEIPVSDIIHLVFVQNVKKISGCKEESFEEIPPDNLLLLGGSNPKMVRAEPSRSMKDHPLKKRSNAKVHSRGVILSYLLKEEPPDEQSITKPKQYQGKTLESQKSMKADLLYLGAGYTVSRSKPFQGEGMLRPAIQQLNQRSTQHPTQPAKAPTRTYVH; via the exons ATGGAGGAGGAGAGACACGGCCAAAACCTAAGGGCCACCTTGAGCCAACAGTCCGCAGCTCTACAACAGCTCCAAATTAAGATTGCTCAATTGGAGAAAAGAAATCAGGCACAAGGCCAACGTCCACATGaaggagaaaggagatttgGAAATGTACCAGGGGCAGTCTATGTcgagcccaagccaccagatccttcaaggaTCAATCAAACTCCAACTTCTAAAACCCACAACCCTTATGTTGTTAATTCTTGGTTTGATTATAACTCTTTTGCTGATAAAGTTGAACTCTTTAAATTTTCAGGAAAAAGAGGTTATCTAAGATGGGAGAGGAACcttgatgaatggtttcactaCAACAACATCCTGAGGAAAGAGAGGCTAGCTTATGCCATTGATCAACTAAAAGATGATGCTCTTAAatggtgggtacaagaagaGGATGATAGATGGTTTTACAAGGAGCCAGCTATCAAAACGTGGAGAGCTCTTAAGGAAGTCATGAGGGATAGATTTGCACCAGATTATACAAGGTCTGAAATCCAGGAACTATATCCAAGGAGATATCCAACTCATGGTTCCAAAGAAGCAAGGAAAATTGTGGAACAAGAAGTTCAAAGAGTCTTGCCTAAAGAAGCCAACTTTCAGCCAAACCAGGGGCACGCCATTTTCCACTGCTTAGAGCAGGAGAGTGACATCCCAAAGGTCAGGAAGATGAGTACAAGTGTCGGCCAAAACACTTTGATCAGGTCCAAAGACAAACCAGAGCAAGTTATTGTCCAAGTAAAGGCTAAGGTAAGTCCTATACATGATAAATCTTTTCATAAATCATCTACCACTTGtatgatgcacttgtctttgtccaagagTGTTATTACAGGTCTAAATGAGCCTAGGTACATAGAAGAAGAGGCACCAGGCACAAACCTTCCAATGGACCAGAAGGAAGCTCAAAGCACAAAGCAATCAAAGTTGCTTAATAAACCAAAACCAGTGATCCAAGTATCAAACCAAG GGATACCAGATGAGAGCCATATGCTTACTGGAGTTCCAAGTGCCGAACCAGATCATGAGCTCAATCAAAATCCACACCATAAGTGGAAACCGAAATCTGAACAATGTACTGTTCAAGTGCCAAAATCTGAGGTAAAATTCACTTTAAACCAGAATGTTTTTACTGATTCTATGACAAGATTAATGCACTTGTCTTGTCCAAGGAAAAGTGAAATTGGTACAGGAAAGCAAGGTTACTACAAGGCAAACAAAGAACAAGAAGTTCTTACTGCCACATTTGACATTAAGGTTAATTGTTCTATGTTTTCTTCAGTTTATAAATCCCTATACTTTGGTATAATACACTTGTCTTTGCCAAGATGTTTTGATCCAGGGATAAGTCAAGAAGAACATAAAAACCGAGCTGAGCTATCACAAGAAGATGGTTATACCAACCAAGGTAAACATTTGCAAGAAAGGCAGCCATCTAACCAAATCTGTCCAAAGAAGAATATCATTCTTCATCATGCTGATGCACCCAAGGTAAATTCGACCATAACAAATTCTGTTCATGAAATTCCAGTATCAGATATAATTCACTTGGTCTTTGTCcagaatgttaaaaaaatttcaggTTGCAAAGAAGAAAGCTTCGAAGAAATCCCACCGGATAATCTTTTGTTGCTAGGAGGATCAAACCCAAAGATGGTCAGAGCTGAGCCTTCTAGGAGTATGAAGGACCATCCACTGAAGAAGAGAAGCAATGCAAAAGTCCATAGCAGAGGCGTGATCCTATCCTATTTGCTGAAAGAAGAGCCACCTGATGAACAATCCATCaccaaaccaaaacaatatcAAGGTAAGACcttagaatctcaaaagagtatgaaagctgacttgctctatcttggtgcaggttaTACAGTTTCGAGGTCAAAACCTTTTCAAGGGGAGGGAATGTTGCGGCCAGCAATTCAGCAGCTCAACCAGAGGTCGAcccaacaccctactcaaccagccaaggcgccaaccaggacatacgtgcactaa